A single region of the Halonatronomonas betaini genome encodes:
- the murB gene encoding UDP-N-acetylmuramate dehydrogenase: MSDKIKLFKNKLKKSNINFKENESLSNHTSFKVGGPASIFIEPANKTNLIKSLELVNEFNIKYFVLGGGSNIIVSDKGYQGAIITTSKLNNIEFNENQVIAETGVSLEKLCDVIAENNLTGMEFACGIPGSLGGAIFMNAGAYGGEIKQVIKKARLFSNNHGIIEYDKDKLNLDYRYSILQENDLIALEAVLELNPAPKTTIKNEMEELNEKRWAKQPMEYPSAGSAFKRPPDNYAGSLIEKAGLKGEKVGGAMVSKKHAGFIINANNAKAADIIDLMIVVQKTVKKKFNIQLYPEPRFLGQFDKLPELDN; this comes from the coding sequence ATGTCAGATAAAATAAAACTGTTTAAAAATAAACTAAAAAAATCAAATATAAACTTTAAAGAAAATGAGTCTTTATCAAATCATACTTCTTTTAAAGTTGGTGGCCCTGCCAGCATCTTTATTGAGCCAGCAAACAAAACCAATTTAATTAAATCTCTAGAACTTGTAAATGAATTTAATATTAAATACTTTGTTCTAGGTGGAGGCAGCAATATAATAGTTTCTGATAAAGGTTATCAAGGGGCAATAATCACCACCTCTAAATTAAATAATATTGAATTTAACGAAAATCAGGTGATTGCCGAAACAGGTGTATCCTTAGAAAAGTTATGTGATGTGATTGCTGAAAATAATCTTACAGGAATGGAGTTTGCCTGTGGCATTCCTGGGAGTTTAGGAGGAGCTATCTTTATGAATGCCGGGGCATACGGCGGTGAAATCAAACAGGTAATTAAGAAGGCCAGACTATTTTCAAATAATCATGGTATCATCGAATACGACAAAGATAAATTAAATTTAGATTATCGTTATAGTATCCTCCAGGAAAATGATTTAATAGCATTAGAAGCCGTCCTGGAATTAAACCCTGCGCCTAAAACAACTATTAAAAATGAAATGGAAGAATTAAACGAAAAACGCTGGGCAAAACAGCCAATGGAATACCCGAGTGCTGGTAGTGCTTTCAAGAGACCTCCAGACAATTATGCCGGCTCACTAATCGAAAAAGCCGGTTTAAAAGGTGAAAAAGTAGGTGGAGCAATGGTCTCAAAAAAACATGCAGGTTTTATAATAAATGCTAATAATGCAAAGGCTGCTGATATTATTGATTTAATGATAGTTGTACAGAAGACAGTCAAAAAGAAATTTAATATCCAGTTATATCCTGAACCCAGGTTTTTAGGCCAGTTTGATAAATTACCTGAGCTCGATAATTAG
- a CDS encoding cobalamin B12-binding domain-containing protein — MSENIKVLIAKPGLDGHDRGAKVIARGLKEAGMEVVYTGLRQTTDQIVRAAVQEDVDVIGLSILSGAHSHLFPEIMKKLKDNGKDDVLVIAGGIIPDDDHGELKELGIKGIFKPGTPINEIVEFIHQELDVA, encoded by the coding sequence ATGAGTGAGAATATAAAGGTTCTGATTGCAAAACCAGGCCTTGATGGTCATGATCGCGGTGCAAAGGTAATAGCCAGAGGTCTTAAAGAAGCCGGCATGGAGGTAGTTTATACAGGCTTAAGGCAGACCACTGATCAGATAGTTAGAGCGGCAGTTCAGGAAGATGTAGATGTAATCGGATTAAGTATTTTATCTGGAGCTCATAGCCATCTTTTTCCAGAGATAATGAAAAAATTAAAGGATAATGGTAAAGATGATGTGCTTGTGATTGCAGGTGGAATAATTCCTGATGATGATCATGGAGAATTAAAAGAACTTGGAATTAAGGGAATATTTAAGCCAGGGACCCCGATTAATGAGATTGTAGAATTTATTCATCAGGAATTAGATGTGGCATAA
- a CDS encoding acyl-CoA mutase large subunit family protein, with protein MADLEKGYQEWKENKLDKTVNNYGERKDQFSTGSNRPVKALYSPLDVEDIDYLEEINFPGQFPYTRGVYPTMYRSRLWTMRQYAGFGTAKETNERFRYLLDHGQTGLSVAFDLPTQIGYDSDHEMSKGEVGRVGVAIDTLADMETLFDQIPLDKVSTSMTINAPASVLLAMYIAVAEKQGVEKEKLSGTIQNDILKEYIARGTYIFPPEPSLRLITDIFDYCSKELPSWNTISISGYHIREAGSDAVQELAFTIADGIEYVESALSIGMDVDSFAPRLSFFFNGQMDFLEEVAKFRAARRLWAEIMKDRFGAEKAKSCMLRFHTQTAGAALTAQQPQNNIVRVAIQALAAVLGGTQSLHTNSFDEALGLPTEEAAKIALRTQQIIAEESGVADTIDPLAGSYYIESMTDKLVEEAREYLDEIEELGGMAEAIKAGYVQREIQESAYQEQKAVESGEKAVIGVNKHKEDSEEIGDILKVDPNLEKDQCQQLSEIRADRDSDITEKHLEDIRNAAINDKNLMYPILDAVRDYVSIGEICGVLREEFGEYEAKIF; from the coding sequence ATGGCTGATTTAGAAAAAGGATATCAAGAATGGAAAGAAAATAAATTAGATAAGACTGTAAATAATTATGGAGAAAGAAAGGATCAGTTTTCAACAGGCTCAAATAGGCCTGTGAAGGCATTGTATTCGCCTTTAGATGTAGAAGATATAGATTACCTTGAAGAGATAAATTTTCCTGGTCAGTTTCCTTATACCAGGGGGGTTTATCCTACTATGTATCGGAGTCGGCTCTGGACTATGCGTCAGTATGCTGGTTTTGGTACAGCTAAAGAAACAAATGAGAGGTTTAGATATTTATTAGATCATGGCCAGACTGGATTAAGTGTTGCCTTTGATCTGCCGACTCAGATCGGTTATGATTCTGATCATGAAATGTCAAAGGGAGAGGTTGGTAGAGTTGGGGTTGCCATTGATACTTTAGCTGATATGGAAACTCTCTTTGATCAAATTCCCCTTGATAAAGTCAGTACCTCAATGACTATTAATGCCCCGGCTTCAGTACTTCTGGCCATGTATATTGCAGTTGCTGAAAAACAGGGGGTTGAAAAGGAGAAACTATCTGGTACTATTCAGAATGATATTTTAAAAGAATATATTGCTAGAGGAACATATATTTTTCCTCCTGAGCCTTCATTAAGATTGATAACAGATATCTTTGATTACTGTTCTAAAGAACTTCCAAGCTGGAATACAATTAGTATCAGTGGCTATCATATTCGTGAAGCCGGTTCTGATGCTGTTCAGGAGCTGGCATTTACTATTGCGGATGGTATTGAATATGTAGAATCTGCATTAAGTATTGGCATGGATGTTGATAGCTTTGCCCCGAGGTTATCCTTCTTCTTTAATGGCCAGATGGACTTTTTAGAAGAGGTTGCTAAATTTAGGGCAGCCAGAAGGTTATGGGCAGAGATAATGAAGGATAGGTTTGGAGCTGAAAAGGCTAAATCCTGTATGCTCCGGTTCCATACTCAGACTGCCGGTGCAGCTTTAACTGCTCAGCAGCCACAGAATAATATTGTCAGGGTGGCTATTCAGGCTCTGGCGGCTGTATTAGGTGGAACTCAATCTCTCCATACTAATTCATTTGATGAAGCTTTAGGTTTACCGACTGAAGAGGCAGCTAAAATAGCTTTAAGAACACAGCAGATAATTGCTGAAGAGAGCGGTGTTGCAGATACTATTGATCCTTTGGCTGGTTCCTATTATATTGAAAGTATGACTGATAAATTGGTCGAGGAAGCCAGAGAATATTTAGATGAGATTGAAGAACTTGGTGGAATGGCTGAAGCTATTAAGGCAGGCTATGTCCAGCGAGAGATTCAGGAATCTGCCTATCAGGAACAGAAAGCCGTTGAAAGTGGCGAAAAAGCTGTGATAGGTGTCAATAAGCATAAAGAGGATTCTGAAGAGATTGGCGATATCTTAAAAGTTGATCCAAATCTTGAAAAAGATCAATGTCAGCAGTTAAGTGAAATCAGGGCTGACAGGGATTCTGATATAACTGAAAAGCATTTAGAGGATATCAGGAATGCAGCAATTAATGATAAAAATTTGATGTATCCAATTTTAGATGCTGTGAGAGATTATGTTAGTATTGGAGAGATCTGTGGTGTTTTAAGAGAAGAATTTGGTGAGTATGAGGCAAAGATTTTTTAA
- a CDS encoding ferritin family protein has product MLNQQFSKMEVIEMAKDIEKRGLNFYRSQADKTDNQEIRELFLRLAGDEKDHFQRFDNLGKSIKENSDYKEDHVYNEQVSTYLNALVEFAVFPGDELIDKEFDSMEEVLKLAIQAEKDSILLYTEMLDNHSGDTVDIIKKLIDEEKQHLLDLVKLDAKL; this is encoded by the coding sequence ATGTTAAATCAACAGTTTAGTAAAATGGAAGTTATAGAGATGGCCAAGGATATTGAAAAAAGAGGTTTGAACTTTTATAGGTCCCAGGCTGATAAGACAGACAATCAGGAAATCAGGGAATTGTTTTTAAGGTTAGCAGGGGATGAAAAGGATCATTTTCAGAGATTCGATAATTTAGGGAAGTCTATAAAGGAGAATTCAGATTATAAGGAAGATCATGTTTATAATGAACAGGTTAGTACTTATCTAAATGCTTTAGTTGAGTTTGCAGTTTTTCCTGGTGATGAGCTGATTGATAAGGAATTTGACTCAATGGAAGAAGTCTTAAAACTAGCAATTCAGGCGGAAAAAGATTCTATCCTGCTTTATACCGAGATGCTTGACAATCATTCCGGAGATACTGTAGATATTATAAAAAAATTAATCGACGAAGAGAAACAACATCTATTAGACCTGGTTAAATTAGATGCGAAATTATAA
- the mce gene encoding methylmalonyl-CoA epimerase, with amino-acid sequence MYMKIDHIGIAVEDLEAGLEFYRDALGLEYKGQEEVEEQGVKVAFLKIGESKIELLEPLHEDSPIAKFLSKRGEGIHHIAYLVDNIDEKVSVMDAKGVRFIGDEPTEGAGNKKIIFIHPKSTKGVLTELCQPKN; translated from the coding sequence ATATATATGAAGATAGATCATATTGGCATAGCTGTTGAGGATTTAGAGGCAGGGCTGGAGTTTTATCGCGATGCATTAGGTCTGGAATATAAAGGCCAGGAGGAAGTTGAAGAACAGGGTGTTAAAGTTGCTTTCTTGAAAATAGGAGAAAGTAAAATTGAATTATTAGAACCTCTGCATGAAGATAGTCCTATTGCTAAATTTTTAAGTAAAAGAGGAGAGGGAATTCATCATATTGCTTATTTAGTTGACAATATTGATGAAAAGGTTTCTGTAATGGATGCTAAAGGTGTAAGGTTTATAGGTGATGAACCGACAGAAGGTGCAGGCAATAAGAAAATTATCTTTATTCATCCCAAAAGTACCAAAGGTGTTCTAACAGAATTATGCCAACCTAAAAACTAA
- a CDS encoding Glu/Leu/Phe/Val family dehydrogenase has translation MSKEFKIYEVVLKQLDDAATELNLDPQVKALLKEPVRSLSVAVPVRMDNGSVRVFKGFRCQHNDALGPTKGGIRFHPQVEQAEVQALAAWMTFKCSLVGIPYGGAKGGVLCNPKEMSKGELERLSRGFIQAISPIIGPDKDIPAPDVYTDAQVMSWFMDEFSKIKGVNTPGLVTGKPLVIGGSYGRDSATARGLMYTVREAAKELDMDLNDATVVVQGYGNAGNFSAKFLQELGAKLIAANDSSGGIYNPDGMDAFELKKYKDEHGELHGFPGSKDISNEELLTLECDILVPAAMENQINEKNAHNIKAKMIAEAANGPTTPEADKILNEKGVIVLPDVLANAGGVTVSYFEWVQNMYNYYWDKEEIDNKLEKIMVNAFKRTHEKHKTAGVPYRVAAYMVSIERLTEAMRARGWVE, from the coding sequence ATGTCTAAAGAATTTAAGATTTATGAGGTTGTTCTTAAACAGCTGGATGATGCAGCAACTGAATTGAATCTGGATCCTCAGGTTAAAGCATTATTAAAAGAACCTGTTAGGTCTCTGTCAGTAGCAGTACCTGTGAGAATGGATAATGGCAGTGTTAGAGTATTTAAAGGGTTCCGCTGTCAGCATAATGACGCTCTGGGGCCAACAAAGGGAGGAATTCGTTTCCATCCGCAGGTTGAACAAGCCGAGGTACAGGCACTGGCAGCCTGGATGACTTTTAAATGTTCTCTTGTTGGAATTCCATATGGAGGAGCTAAAGGTGGGGTTTTATGTAATCCTAAAGAGATGAGTAAAGGAGAATTAGAAAGGTTATCAAGGGGATTTATTCAGGCTATTTCACCTATTATTGGTCCAGATAAGGATATTCCTGCCCCTGATGTATATACAGATGCCCAGGTAATGTCCTGGTTTATGGATGAATTCTCGAAGATAAAAGGTGTAAATACTCCAGGTCTTGTAACAGGTAAGCCTCTTGTTATCGGTGGCTCTTATGGACGTGATTCAGCGACTGCTCGCGGGCTTATGTATACTGTTAGAGAAGCTGCTAAAGAACTGGATATGGATTTAAATGATGCTACTGTCGTTGTTCAGGGTTATGGAAACGCTGGTAACTTTAGTGCGAAGTTTTTGCAGGAATTAGGAGCAAAATTAATAGCTGCCAATGATTCCAGTGGTGGGATTTATAATCCAGATGGAATGGATGCCTTTGAATTAAAAAAATATAAAGATGAGCATGGAGAGCTTCATGGTTTCCCGGGTTCAAAGGATATTAGCAATGAAGAGTTGTTAACCTTAGAATGTGATATACTGGTTCCAGCTGCTATGGAAAATCAAATTAATGAAAAAAATGCTCATAATATTAAAGCTAAGATGATTGCAGAAGCAGCCAATGGGCCAACAACTCCAGAGGCAGATAAGATTTTAAATGAAAAAGGTGTTATTGTATTACCTGATGTTCTAGCCAATGCAGGTGGAGTTACAGTTTCTTATTTTGAGTGGGTCCAGAATATGTATAATTATTACTGGGATAAAGAAGAAATTGATAATAAGTTAGAGAAGATAATGGTGAATGCATTCAAGCGAACCCATGAAAAACACAAGACAGCTGGGGTGCCTTATCGGGTAGCAGCATATATGGTTTCTATTGAAAGATTAACTGAAGCAATGAGAGCTAGAGGCTGGGTAGAATAA
- a CDS encoding GIY-YIG nuclease family protein has product MDYVYILKCSDNTLYTGYTTDPERRIEEHNAGIGAKYTRGRGPVELVYLEEFSDKSRAMQREYEIKQFSKNEKLELIRKGTVN; this is encoded by the coding sequence ATGGATTATGTTTATATTCTAAAGTGCAGTGATAACACTCTTTATACTGGCTATACTACAGACCCGGAAAGAAGAATAGAAGAACATAATGCTGGCATAGGCGCTAAATATACCCGGGGTAGAGGGCCGGTGGAATTAGTTTATTTAGAGGAATTTTCTGATAAAAGCAGAGCTATGCAGAGAGAATACGAAATCAAACAATTTTCTAAAAATGAAAAATTGGAATTAATAAGAAAAGGGACAGTTAATTAA
- the meaB gene encoding methylmalonyl Co-A mutase-associated GTPase MeaB, with protein MKIDAEKIIAGDEKTVAKAISLVENSRGEAFDLLRELYLKTELAYLLGVTGPPGGGKSTLVEKIVSRWVDSGERVAVIAIDPSSEFSGGALLGDRIRMGRIATHPDVFIRSMATRGYLGGLNPAIFDTVLVLSAAGYNRIVIETVGVGQNEIDIVSLADTTLVVTVPEAGDEIQSFKAGLMEAGDLFVLNKSDHATAHKMELILKQMIDLARSDDSGWKIPLIKTVATEEDGIGELIEKIAEHKGYLKESNQELDNKKKVMKNHLIHLLEEGLRNKYIEPLLKDEDFSTSLDDVIERKKDPYTRVSEWLSDFGEGV; from the coding sequence ATGAAGATTGATGCTGAAAAGATTATTGCTGGTGATGAGAAGACTGTTGCAAAGGCAATTAGTCTTGTAGAAAATTCCCGGGGAGAGGCTTTTGATTTATTGCGAGAGCTTTATCTTAAAACAGAGCTAGCTTATTTACTGGGGGTTACTGGTCCGCCTGGAGGAGGAAAAAGTACACTTGTAGAAAAAATTGTTAGTAGATGGGTTGATTCTGGGGAAAGGGTAGCTGTGATTGCCATTGACCCTAGTAGTGAGTTTTCTGGTGGGGCTTTACTTGGCGATAGAATTAGAATGGGCAGGATTGCTACCCATCCTGATGTATTTATTCGGAGTATGGCTACCAGAGGTTATTTAGGTGGTTTAAACCCGGCTATCTTTGACACAGTTTTGGTCTTATCTGCTGCAGGGTATAATCGTATTGTAATAGAAACTGTTGGGGTTGGCCAGAATGAGATTGATATTGTTAGTCTGGCTGATACAACTTTAGTTGTGACTGTGCCTGAGGCTGGTGATGAAATTCAATCCTTTAAAGCTGGTCTGATGGAGGCAGGCGATCTATTTGTCTTAAATAAGTCAGATCATGCAACTGCCCATAAGATGGAATTGATCTTAAAGCAGATGATTGATCTGGCAAGGTCAGATGATTCAGGCTGGAAGATTCCTCTGATCAAAACAGTTGCCACTGAAGAGGATGGCATTGGAGAGTTAATTGAAAAAATTGCTGAGCATAAGGGTTATTTGAAAGAATCCAATCAGGAATTAGATAATAAAAAGAAAGTGATGAAAAATCATTTGATTCATTTATTAGAGGAGGGTTTAAGAAATAAATATATTGAGCCACTTTTAAAAGATGAAGATTTTTCAACTTCTTTAGATGATGTAATTGAAAGAAAGAAAGATCCATATACCAGGGTTTCTGAATGGCTTAGTGATTTTGGAGAGGGGGTATAA
- a CDS encoding 2-oxoacid:acceptor oxidoreductase family protein: MSRYEVRLSGAGGQGMILAGIILAESTLDNDELNVVQTQSYGPESRGGASRAEVVFSKEAIDYPKVIQADLLVALTTEALDKYGDDIKKTAVVIADSDYIDLDYNPGDGVEYYSIPIINTAIEEIGLKLTANMVALGAASHFIPDLSEEEILKTIASRVPAGTEEKNKEAFKAGKKLVSEMKS; this comes from the coding sequence ATGAGTAGATATGAGGTTAGATTAAGTGGTGCCGGTGGCCAGGGTATGATCCTGGCTGGGATAATTCTTGCCGAGTCGACTCTGGATAATGATGAATTAAATGTTGTCCAGACCCAATCCTATGGACCTGAATCCCGGGGAGGTGCCAGTCGAGCGGAAGTTGTCTTTAGCAAAGAGGCAATCGATTATCCTAAAGTTATTCAGGCTGATTTGCTGGTAGCATTAACAACTGAAGCTTTAGATAAATATGGGGATGATATTAAGAAAACTGCAGTTGTAATTGCTGATTCTGATTATATAGATTTAGATTATAATCCTGGTGATGGTGTTGAATATTACTCAATTCCAATTATTAATACTGCTATTGAGGAAATAGGATTAAAATTGACAGCTAATATGGTTGCTCTAGGAGCAGCAAGTCATTTTATTCCTGACCTTTCAGAAGAGGAGATCTTAAAGACGATAGCTTCCAGGGTTCCTGCCGGGACTGAGGAGAAAAATAAAGAAGCATTTAAGGCAGGCAAGAAACTTGTCTCAGAGATGAAATCTTAA
- a CDS encoding vitamin B12-dependent ribonucleotide reductase: MIEPDLSENSIRILEARYLKKDPDGNLIETPKDMFLRVANNIAEANAIYDEPVDKTAEEFYEMMAKLEFLPNSPTLMNADNDLQQLSACFVLPVEDSMDGIFDAIKNSALIHKSGGGTGFSFSRIRPKNDIVKTTGGVASGPISFMRIFDEATNTVKQGGKRRGANMGVMRVDHPDIRDFITSKEDEDQLNNFNISVAITEDFMEAYQNNEKYELINPRTGKITGLEDASEIFNLIVEMAHKNGEPGIIFLDKINEENPTPEIGEIESTNPCGEQPLLPFEACNLGSINLSKMTEGPIGEAEINYDKLAETVKKAVHFLDNVIDMSEFPLDKITEMVQGNRKIGLGVMGYSDMLLKLGLAYNSQEAVETAENIMGFINKKAREASHKLAKRRGPFPNFEKSIYEKEYRNATTTTIAPTGSISIIAGTSSGIEPLFALAYERHVIDETLVELHPIFAQIAEERGIMNDELKEKLASQSSIQKIDEIPDDLKEIFVTSHDITPEWHIKTQAAFQKYVDNAVSKTINFKNNASKNDVKEAYELAYKLDCKGITIYRDGSRSGQVLTTKSSDKDEKDNKSKRNRPKVTVGTTEKTLIGCGKLYITINSDEEGICELFTTTGKGGGCHAQSEAISRLTSLALRSGMPVEEITDQLKGIRCEAAMIRTEVRNLSCPDAIGRALEISNENGEISIKDKNFNSEAVKEKAAEAVRGFNFKNNPEEKRKCPECESELASDGGCVVCNSCGWSKCG; the protein is encoded by the coding sequence ATGATTGAACCAGATCTTTCAGAAAATAGTATTCGGATTTTAGAGGCAAGATATCTTAAAAAAGATCCAGATGGAAATCTTATTGAAACTCCTAAAGATATGTTTTTACGAGTTGCAAATAATATTGCTGAAGCTAATGCAATATATGATGAACCTGTGGATAAAACAGCAGAAGAATTTTATGAAATGATGGCAAAGTTAGAATTCCTCCCGAACTCTCCAACTCTTATGAATGCAGATAATGACCTGCAACAATTAAGTGCATGTTTTGTCCTTCCAGTTGAAGATAGCATGGATGGAATTTTTGATGCAATAAAAAATTCTGCATTGATACATAAGAGTGGTGGAGGCACTGGTTTTAGCTTTTCCCGGATCCGACCCAAAAATGATATAGTAAAAACTACTGGTGGAGTTGCCAGTGGTCCTATCTCATTTATGCGAATTTTTGATGAAGCTACCAACACCGTTAAGCAGGGAGGCAAAAGACGGGGAGCAAATATGGGGGTAATGCGAGTTGATCACCCTGATATTAGAGATTTTATTACCTCTAAAGAAGACGAGGATCAGCTAAATAATTTCAATATTTCTGTCGCTATAACTGAAGATTTTATGGAAGCCTATCAGAATAACGAAAAATATGAATTAATTAATCCTAGAACTGGAAAAATTACTGGTCTTGAAGATGCCAGCGAAATCTTTAACCTGATAGTTGAAATGGCGCATAAAAACGGAGAGCCAGGAATAATTTTTCTGGATAAAATTAATGAAGAAAACCCGACCCCTGAAATCGGAGAAATAGAAAGCACCAACCCCTGTGGCGAACAACCATTACTCCCTTTTGAGGCCTGTAATTTAGGCTCTATCAACCTATCTAAAATGACCGAAGGTCCTATTGGCGAAGCTGAGATTAATTATGATAAATTAGCAGAAACAGTCAAAAAAGCAGTCCACTTCCTGGATAATGTTATAGATATGAGCGAGTTCCCACTTGATAAAATAACTGAAATGGTACAGGGAAATAGAAAAATTGGTCTTGGAGTCATGGGTTATAGCGACATGTTATTAAAATTAGGCCTGGCCTATAACAGTCAGGAAGCAGTAGAAACAGCTGAAAATATAATGGGCTTCATCAACAAAAAAGCCAGAGAAGCTTCCCATAAACTGGCTAAAAGACGTGGCCCATTCCCGAATTTTGAAAAAAGCATATACGAAAAAGAATATAGAAATGCAACAACTACTACAATTGCCCCAACAGGTTCAATTAGTATAATTGCCGGCACAAGCAGTGGTATTGAGCCATTATTTGCTCTGGCATATGAAAGACATGTAATCGATGAAACATTAGTTGAGCTCCATCCAATATTTGCTCAAATAGCTGAAGAAAGAGGCATCATGAACGACGAGTTAAAAGAAAAACTTGCCAGTCAGAGTTCAATCCAGAAAATAGATGAAATCCCTGATGACTTAAAAGAAATATTCGTTACTTCCCATGATATTACTCCTGAATGGCATATAAAAACTCAGGCAGCCTTCCAAAAATATGTAGACAATGCTGTCAGCAAAACTATCAATTTTAAAAATAATGCGTCTAAAAATGATGTCAAAGAAGCTTACGAATTAGCTTATAAGCTAGATTGTAAAGGCATTACTATTTATAGAGATGGCAGCCGTTCAGGCCAGGTTTTAACAACTAAATCCAGTGATAAAGACGAAAAAGATAACAAAAGCAAAAGAAATCGACCAAAAGTAACAGTTGGTACAACAGAAAAAACTCTTATTGGTTGCGGTAAACTATATATAACAATTAATTCTGATGAAGAAGGCATCTGTGAATTATTTACAACCACAGGAAAAGGTGGAGGTTGCCATGCCCAATCAGAAGCTATCAGTCGATTAACTTCTCTGGCATTAAGAAGTGGCATGCCTGTTGAAGAGATAACAGATCAGCTTAAAGGGATCCGCTGTGAAGCTGCAATGATACGTACTGAAGTTAGAAATCTCTCCTGTCCTGATGCCATTGGCCGGGCCCTAGAAATTTCAAATGAAAACGGTGAAATAAGCATTAAAGACAAAAACTTCAATTCTGAAGCAGTTAAAGAAAAAGCTGCAGAAGCAGTTAGAGGTTTTAATTTCAAAAATAATCCTGAAGAAAAAAGAAAATGTCCGGAATGTGAGAGTGAACTAGCCAGCGACGGCGGATGTGTCGTCTGTAATAGTTGTGGCTGGTCAAAATGTGGTTAA
- the thiI gene encoding tRNA uracil 4-sulfurtransferase ThiI, whose protein sequence is MYKLIIIRYGEMGLKGHNFSKFADALADDLNRRLKNKLDFNLDRTFGRFFLYFEEEKSDISKEVIETLKTVPGIVSFSPAVKLEPESDVEDLSRTAFKLFQKKDPQLPSTFRVRTNRANKGFPLESPQVSRKVGGYIYEKINQNDNELLSVDLDNPDTTIELDIRKSGIYLFIDTYAGTGGLPVGSAESALLLLSGGIDSPVAGWEMIRRGVKLNFIHFHTPPYTGERNLEKVRDLARTLAKYNGDANLYIVNVTNLQKEINKNCHDDYSITILRRMMLRIASRLGLEINAQALVTGDCVGQVASQTLASLRTIGDVAKLPLLRPLITRDKDDIIKEAKEIGSYETSTLPFEDCCSLFLPDSPITRPRLKRTEQTESNLDFQPLIEEAIENIEIERIQGEN, encoded by the coding sequence ATGTATAAATTAATTATTATTAGATATGGAGAAATGGGGCTTAAAGGCCATAACTTTTCAAAGTTTGCCGATGCACTGGCTGATGACCTGAATAGACGACTTAAAAATAAATTAGATTTCAATCTGGACCGGACTTTCGGAAGATTCTTTTTATATTTTGAAGAAGAAAAATCAGATATAAGCAAAGAAGTCATAGAGACCTTAAAAACTGTGCCAGGGATTGTTTCATTTAGTCCAGCAGTTAAACTGGAGCCTGAAAGCGATGTTGAAGACCTGAGCAGAACAGCATTTAAGTTATTTCAAAAAAAAGACCCGCAACTCCCTTCAACCTTTCGAGTTAGAACCAATCGGGCAAATAAGGGTTTTCCTTTAGAGAGCCCTCAGGTCAGTAGAAAAGTTGGTGGATATATTTATGAAAAAATCAATCAAAACGATAATGAACTCCTATCAGTAGATCTGGATAATCCTGATACAACAATAGAGCTAGATATCCGCAAAAGTGGAATCTATCTATTTATTGATACCTATGCAGGAACAGGCGGTTTACCTGTTGGCAGTGCTGAGTCTGCTCTATTATTACTTTCAGGTGGAATCGATAGCCCTGTAGCAGGCTGGGAAATGATCCGTCGTGGCGTAAAGTTAAACTTTATTCATTTCCACACACCTCCTTATACAGGAGAAAGAAATCTTGAAAAGGTTAGAGACCTTGCCAGAACCCTGGCAAAATATAATGGAGACGCAAATCTCTATATAGTAAATGTAACCAATCTGCAGAAAGAAATTAATAAAAATTGTCATGACGATTATTCAATTACTATTTTAAGGAGAATGATGCTCAGGATTGCTTCCAGATTAGGATTAGAAATTAATGCCCAGGCATTAGTCACCGGTGATTGTGTCGGACAGGTTGCCAGTCAGACCCTTGCCAGCCTCAGAACAATTGGCGATGTAGCTAAACTACCATTGCTCAGGCCATTAATAACAAGAGATAAAGATGATATAATTAAAGAAGCTAAGGAAATCGGCAGCTATGAAACCTCAACTTTACCCTTTGAAGATTGCTGTTCACTATTCCTGCCTGATAGCCCAATCACCAGGCCCAGGTTAAAAAGAACAGAGCAAACTGAAAGTAATCTAGATTTCCAACCACTAATTGAGGAAGCAATTGAAAATATTGAAATCGAAAGAATCCAGGGAGAGAATTAA